One Alicyclobacillus acidoterrestris DNA window includes the following coding sequences:
- a CDS encoding MFS transporter gives MTPNRMAIFYIVTMFYWFSTYTYVPLLSPYVTVGGSLAMSGIIVGSYGFSQMLVRIPLGVWSDRIGTRKPFIIGGVAVGTLSSLGFALTHSLWAALVFRLLAGVAAASWVVFTVLYASYHSPESAPKAMGVISFFTSIGQLLATTLGGIVAQHNGWHAAFWLAVIGGVIGTIFSFGIRDNPPVDGTKGINPKELITVGRDKIVIGVSILAVLAQVITFSTMFGFSPTQATHLGANKIDLSVLTLVTTLPNAIASLYSGGALSRKLGERNVVVIGFIIAAIFTAMIPAVHSLTWLYVTQACNGLGQGLCMPVLMGLAIKHVHPTRRATAMGFYQAIYSLGMFGGPAIVGWIGDAFGLAGGFYCVSGISAIAVLCTFVLAPKPTRQTPREQAMDA, from the coding sequence ATGACGCCAAATCGGATGGCCATCTTTTATATCGTCACCATGTTTTACTGGTTCTCGACCTATACTTACGTGCCTTTACTATCTCCATATGTCACCGTCGGTGGCAGTCTGGCCATGTCTGGGATCATCGTCGGATCATACGGATTCTCGCAGATGCTCGTCCGCATTCCCCTAGGCGTGTGGTCTGACCGAATCGGCACGCGCAAGCCGTTTATCATTGGCGGTGTCGCTGTCGGAACATTAAGCAGTTTAGGGTTTGCGCTCACCCATTCGCTGTGGGCAGCACTCGTCTTCCGCCTGCTTGCCGGCGTGGCCGCAGCCAGTTGGGTCGTCTTCACCGTTCTCTACGCGAGCTATCACAGCCCAGAAAGCGCTCCCAAAGCGATGGGCGTCATCAGCTTCTTCACATCGATTGGCCAGCTTCTGGCAACCACGCTCGGTGGCATCGTCGCGCAACACAATGGTTGGCACGCGGCCTTCTGGCTCGCCGTCATCGGTGGCGTCATTGGAACTATCTTCAGTTTCGGCATCCGCGACAATCCACCTGTAGATGGTACGAAGGGAATTAATCCAAAGGAACTGATCACGGTCGGGCGGGATAAAATCGTGATCGGCGTATCCATTCTCGCAGTATTGGCGCAAGTGATAACGTTTTCGACGATGTTTGGCTTTTCGCCTACACAGGCTACACACCTTGGCGCAAATAAAATCGATCTCAGTGTGCTGACACTCGTGACGACACTGCCAAACGCCATCGCCTCCCTTTACAGTGGTGGAGCTTTGTCGCGCAAACTCGGTGAGCGCAACGTCGTCGTCATCGGCTTTATCATCGCGGCTATATTTACCGCCATGATTCCAGCCGTTCACTCCCTCACCTGGTTATACGTGACGCAGGCATGCAACGGACTCGGCCAGGGGCTGTGCATGCCTGTCTTGATGGGGCTAGCCATTAAACACGTCCACCCTACACGCAGAGCCACGGCGATGGGCTTCTATCAAGCCATCTACTCGCTGGGGATGTTTGGCGGGCCGGCCATCGTCGGCTGGATTGGCGACGCGTTTGGCCTAGCTGGCGGATTTTATTGTGTCAGCGGCATCAGTGCCATCGCCGTTCTCTGTACATTCGTCCTCGCACCAAAACCGACGCGGCAAACGCCGAGAGAACAGGCAATGGACGCCTAG
- a CDS encoding ribulokinase translates to MSRYTLGLDFGTESARVVIVDVETGKVVGRHRTVYAHGVLSDRLPTGEALGDKWALQHPKDWVDAVEESVPQAVAQAGIRASDIVGIGIDFTSCTLLPIDVDGMPLCLRDDYRRRPHSWPKLWKHHAAWKEASRLTEVARSRNEVFLSRCGGHISPEWALPKMLQVLEEDEQIWAAADRFVEAGDWMVFHLTGAFVRNAGGAGFKAMWHVRDGFPPSDYLRAVHPQLAHLAATKLRGPVVPVGARAGRLAPSVAKRLGLPAGIPVATAVIDAFAAVPGLGVTAAGQLALAMGTSTCHMLLASHEVLVEGITGVVRDGIVPGYFGYEAGQAAVGDIFAWYAKSVPVDVVRAADGAGVSIFTWLEREAARLAPGESGLIALDWWNGNRSVLADTQLSGAVLGYSLATTPAEVYRALMEATAFGTRRIVEQFEAANLPVQTLHIGGGIAQKNAFLMQLYADITGRKVYVPSESENVAVGAAIFGAMVAGREHGGYDTFAEAVESMTSGHPGAVYSPNPAHRATYDKLYQVYLTLHDDLGRDRAYLMHELRHLREAAKAPIGDCAGE, encoded by the coding sequence GTGAGTAGATATACGCTAGGTCTGGATTTTGGCACGGAGTCGGCAAGGGTGGTGATTGTCGATGTCGAGACGGGCAAGGTAGTAGGACGTCACCGCACGGTATACGCGCATGGCGTGCTGTCGGACAGGCTCCCGACGGGCGAGGCGCTTGGGGACAAATGGGCTCTGCAGCATCCTAAGGATTGGGTGGATGCTGTTGAGGAATCCGTACCCCAGGCGGTTGCACAGGCGGGCATTCGCGCGAGTGACATCGTTGGAATTGGTATCGATTTTACGTCTTGTACCCTTTTGCCAATTGACGTCGACGGAATGCCATTGTGCTTGCGCGATGACTATCGGCGGCGACCGCATAGTTGGCCGAAGCTCTGGAAACACCACGCTGCCTGGAAAGAGGCATCGCGTCTGACAGAGGTTGCGCGATCTCGCAACGAGGTGTTTTTGTCACGGTGCGGCGGTCATATTTCCCCGGAATGGGCGCTGCCGAAAATGCTGCAGGTGCTGGAGGAAGATGAGCAGATTTGGGCGGCGGCGGATCGATTTGTGGAAGCTGGAGATTGGATGGTCTTCCATTTGACTGGGGCGTTCGTACGAAATGCTGGTGGTGCGGGATTCAAGGCGATGTGGCACGTGCGCGACGGGTTTCCGCCGAGTGACTACCTGCGCGCAGTACATCCGCAACTGGCGCATCTTGCGGCGACGAAACTGCGCGGGCCTGTGGTACCGGTCGGTGCTCGCGCGGGACGGTTGGCGCCAAGTGTGGCGAAACGATTGGGCCTGCCGGCTGGCATTCCGGTTGCTACCGCCGTGATCGACGCGTTTGCTGCGGTTCCCGGGCTGGGTGTAACCGCTGCAGGGCAGTTGGCCTTGGCGATGGGCACGTCGACCTGCCATATGTTGTTGGCGAGTCACGAGGTACTCGTCGAGGGGATTACCGGGGTTGTTCGCGATGGCATTGTGCCGGGTTACTTTGGTTATGAAGCGGGTCAGGCTGCGGTTGGCGACATCTTTGCTTGGTATGCGAAGTCCGTGCCGGTTGACGTGGTGCGCGCCGCGGACGGCGCCGGGGTGTCCATCTTCACGTGGCTCGAGCGCGAAGCTGCTCGGCTTGCGCCAGGGGAGAGCGGCCTCATCGCGTTGGATTGGTGGAATGGGAACCGATCCGTCCTCGCCGACACACAATTAAGCGGCGCCGTCCTCGGCTACTCGCTCGCGACAACGCCCGCTGAGGTCTACCGTGCCCTCATGGAGGCAACCGCATTTGGGACACGTCGCATCGTCGAGCAGTTTGAGGCGGCGAATCTGCCCGTGCAAACGCTCCATATCGGTGGCGGTATCGCACAGAAAAACGCCTTCTTGATGCAGCTTTACGCCGATATCACCGGACGCAAGGTATATGTACCCAGTGAATCGGAAAACGTCGCTGTCGGTGCGGCTATCTTTGGTGCTATGGTTGCCGGGCGCGAGCACGGCGGGTACGATACGTTCGCCGAGGCCGTAGAATCGATGACGAGCGGCCATCCCGGCGCAGTCTATTCGCCAAACCCCGCGCATCGCGCGACTTACGATAAATTGTACCAAGTCTACTTGACACTGCATGATGATTTGGGGCGGGATCGGGCGTACCTCATGCATGAACTACGTCACTTGCGCGAAGCCGCGAAGGCGCCGATTGGCGATTGCGCAGGTGAGTAA
- a CDS encoding ABC transporter substrate-binding protein yields the protein MKKAGTSLAVISTLIAMGAVVGCGSGGTNNAAGTAGSAANTTVTSTGSQTGVLNVGLQADPSTLDPALSSALVDRQVMANIYDTLFALTPDGKIVPDLVKTYEVSSDGKTYTFHLQTGVKFQDGTTFDSAAVRFNLQRDMAKTSARASELNMIQSIDTPDSNTVVLHLKTPYSPLLGVLTDRAGMMVSPAAVKKYGDDYANHPVGTGPYIFESRVKGDHITVKANPNYWKGAPKIQQVTFKAFSDPNVELTNLENGAIQLADQVPAQSLSTLQQNANFVVSNTPGLGYQGVYLNTSEAPFNNQYLREAVDAAIDRQTITNVVFKGEASPAWGPFSPKSPVYDAKQDTPPAPNGDEVKKFLKEAGDPNGFTFTLQTANSPVSAEVAQIMQSMLAKYNITMKIQQLEFGTLLSNNTNHAFQASALGWSGRVDPDQNTYQFWYTNGPQNGSNFSDPTIDKLLDEARQVGDMSKRKAIYSQFMDEMHKQDPYIFIYFQNNTYAYSKNLQGFQAYPDGVFRIADMSI from the coding sequence GTGAAAAAGGCAGGAACGTCGCTCGCCGTCATCTCTACGCTGATTGCTATGGGTGCCGTTGTCGGATGTGGCAGCGGTGGAACAAATAATGCAGCAGGCACGGCAGGTAGTGCCGCCAACACGACGGTGACCTCCACGGGCAGCCAGACGGGTGTGCTCAATGTGGGATTGCAGGCGGATCCATCGACGCTTGACCCAGCGTTGTCGAGTGCGCTGGTCGATCGCCAGGTCATGGCCAACATTTATGACACACTCTTTGCACTCACGCCAGATGGCAAGATTGTTCCTGATCTCGTCAAGACCTACGAAGTGTCGTCCGACGGCAAGACCTACACGTTCCACTTGCAGACGGGCGTCAAATTCCAGGACGGGACGACGTTTGATTCGGCTGCAGTGAGGTTTAATTTGCAGAGAGACATGGCCAAGACCTCTGCGAGAGCTAGTGAACTCAATATGATTCAGTCGATTGACACGCCGGATAGCAACACGGTCGTGTTGCATTTGAAAACACCTTACAGCCCGCTGCTCGGCGTATTGACGGATAGGGCCGGGATGATGGTGTCTCCGGCTGCGGTGAAAAAGTATGGGGACGACTACGCCAACCACCCAGTGGGGACAGGTCCCTACATCTTTGAGAGCCGCGTGAAGGGTGACCATATTACGGTGAAAGCCAATCCAAACTATTGGAAGGGCGCACCGAAGATTCAGCAGGTGACATTTAAGGCGTTTAGTGATCCGAATGTCGAGTTGACCAACCTGGAGAATGGCGCCATTCAGTTGGCCGACCAAGTGCCCGCACAGTCGCTGTCGACACTTCAGCAGAATGCGAACTTCGTCGTCTCCAACACGCCAGGTTTAGGCTATCAAGGCGTCTATTTGAATACGAGCGAGGCGCCGTTTAACAATCAGTATCTGCGGGAAGCGGTGGATGCCGCGATTGACCGTCAAACGATTACGAATGTGGTGTTCAAGGGCGAGGCTTCACCGGCATGGGGTCCGTTTAGTCCGAAGTCACCCGTGTATGACGCAAAACAGGACACACCTCCTGCGCCAAATGGGGACGAGGTCAAGAAGTTCTTAAAAGAAGCAGGTGACCCGAACGGCTTTACGTTTACGCTGCAAACGGCGAACAGCCCCGTCAGTGCCGAGGTCGCCCAGATTATGCAAAGTATGCTCGCGAAGTACAACATCACGATGAAGATTCAGCAGCTCGAGTTCGGTACGCTGTTGTCCAACAATACGAACCACGCCTTCCAGGCTTCTGCGCTCGGGTGGTCGGGCCGTGTTGATCCAGATCAGAACACCTATCAGTTCTGGTATACCAATGGTCCGCAAAACGGATCGAACTTTAGTGACCCGACCATTGATAAATTGCTGGACGAAGCCCGACAAGTCGGCGACATGTCGAAGCGCAAAGCGATTTACTCGCAATTTATGGACGAGATGCACAAACAAGACCCATACATTTTCATCTATTTCCAGAATAACACGTATGCCTACTCGAAAAATCTGCAGGGCTTTCAGGCGTATCCGGATGGGGTTTTCCGCATCGCCGACATGTCCATTTGA
- a CDS encoding glutamate-5-semialdehyde dehydrogenase has translation MVEDISAQLDLETYVHQRLRRAKIASRSLATLSTDVKNMALAQMAQALWDAREAILTANREDVVAAQRAGQPAARIDRLLLTEDRIHQMMAGLRQVAELADPVGDRLEVIEHPNGMRMEKVRVPMGVVAMIYESRPNVTVDAAALCLKTGNAAVLRGGREAKSSNVAIVRALHQGLSECGIPSDAIQLIERVERDSVDWIIQAVGLVDLVIPRGGAGLIERVVRNARVPVIETGVGNCHVYVDAFADLAKARAIITNAKTQRPSVCNAAETLLVHQAVADAWLPDIVPALMDLGVEIRGCERARDILSAAGVERIRMADEADWATEYLDLILAVKVVDDLEDAIDHIRRYGTLHSEVIVTEDAVAAENFLSRVDAAVVYHNASSRFTDGFEFGFGAEIGISTQKLHARGPMGLREMTSYKYIVRGDGQVRG, from the coding sequence ATGGTGGAGGATATTTCGGCGCAATTGGACTTAGAAACTTACGTTCACCAGCGACTTCGGCGGGCTAAAATAGCCAGTCGGTCGTTGGCGACACTTTCCACGGACGTCAAGAACATGGCGCTTGCACAAATGGCGCAGGCGCTCTGGGACGCGCGGGAAGCCATCCTCACAGCCAATCGCGAGGATGTCGTTGCCGCACAGCGCGCTGGGCAGCCCGCTGCGCGCATCGATAGATTGTTGCTGACAGAGGACAGAATTCATCAGATGATGGCCGGGCTGCGGCAGGTGGCTGAATTGGCTGATCCGGTCGGAGATAGGCTCGAGGTAATTGAACACCCAAATGGCATGCGCATGGAGAAGGTTCGGGTGCCGATGGGCGTCGTCGCCATGATTTATGAATCGAGACCAAACGTCACAGTAGATGCCGCGGCACTGTGTCTGAAGACGGGCAATGCCGCCGTGTTGCGCGGCGGTCGAGAGGCGAAGTCGTCGAATGTCGCGATTGTGCGGGCGCTTCACCAGGGGCTCTCAGAATGTGGGATACCGAGCGATGCGATTCAGTTGATTGAACGCGTGGAACGGGATTCGGTCGATTGGATTATTCAAGCGGTGGGCCTCGTCGACTTGGTGATTCCTCGCGGCGGTGCGGGGTTGATTGAACGCGTTGTCCGAAACGCCCGCGTTCCGGTAATTGAAACTGGGGTTGGCAACTGCCACGTGTATGTCGATGCGTTCGCTGATTTAGCGAAAGCGCGCGCGATTATCACGAACGCGAAGACGCAGCGCCCATCGGTGTGCAACGCAGCGGAAACGCTGCTCGTGCACCAGGCGGTGGCGGACGCCTGGTTGCCGGACATTGTGCCGGCGCTGATGGATCTCGGTGTCGAGATTCGCGGCTGCGAGCGGGCGCGCGACATTCTGTCTGCTGCTGGCGTTGAGCGTATCCGGATGGCGGACGAAGCAGATTGGGCTACAGAGTATCTTGATTTAATCCTCGCGGTCAAAGTCGTTGATGATCTTGAAGACGCGATAGATCACATTCGTCGCTATGGAACACTTCACTCCGAGGTGATTGTCACCGAGGACGCGGTTGCGGCCGAGAATTTCTTGTCACGCGTGGACGCGGCAGTCGTTTATCACAATGCGTCTTCGCGCTTTACAGACGGTTTTGAGTTTGGCTTTGGCGCCGAGATTGGCATTTCGACGCAAAAATTACACGCTCGTGGGCCGATGGGGCTGCGGGAGATGACGAGTTACAAGTATATTGTGCGAGGTGACGGGCAGGTGCGGGGGTAA
- a CDS encoding GntR family transcriptional regulator, with product MTPIQRALPLVNQVYEHLRAAILSGELRPGEKIVETKLAAELAVSRSPVREAMRLLTNDQLLVEQGGALHVFVPTIEDFHELSDLRLAIEPAAAALAARRFEQIDDEHLQANLEATEACLASGDRHGIVPLNNQFHQSIWLCGGNSRFVRIMENVSALIQYYGALVLDINNQQTNILQEHGEIYTALKAGDETAARDAMYRHILKDLQVIERFVAKYGGTILNFPYFVPSQEK from the coding sequence GTGACGCCGATTCAACGTGCGCTACCGTTGGTCAACCAAGTTTATGAACATTTGCGAGCGGCAATTTTGAGCGGTGAACTTCGGCCCGGTGAAAAAATTGTCGAGACGAAGCTCGCTGCCGAGTTAGCGGTGAGTCGGAGTCCAGTGCGCGAGGCCATGCGATTGCTGACCAATGACCAGTTGCTCGTAGAACAAGGTGGGGCGCTCCACGTCTTCGTGCCCACGATTGAAGACTTTCACGAATTATCAGACCTTCGTCTGGCGATTGAACCCGCTGCGGCCGCGTTGGCTGCACGGCGGTTTGAGCAAATCGATGACGAACATCTGCAGGCCAACTTGGAGGCGACAGAAGCGTGTTTGGCATCCGGTGACAGGCATGGCATCGTTCCGCTTAACAATCAGTTTCACCAATCGATTTGGCTTTGCGGCGGAAACAGTCGTTTTGTTCGCATCATGGAAAACGTGTCCGCACTCATTCAGTATTACGGCGCCCTCGTACTCGACATCAACAATCAGCAAACAAATATCCTGCAAGAGCATGGAGAAATTTATACCGCTTTGAAGGCCGGAGACGAGACGGCTGCGCGAGATGCGATGTACAGGCACATTTTGAAAGATTTACAGGTCATTGAGCGGTTTGTTGCAAAGTACGGCGGAACTATTTTGAATTTTCCATATTTTGTACCATCACAAGAAAAATAG
- the proB gene encoding glutamate 5-kinase codes for MGQGAKRRRMVVKVGSSSITDGHGRLSIEKMQRLVNQLILLRQSRDCQVILVSSGAIAAGLGRLGWDRATITLPEKQAAAAVGQTLLMETYDQLFGDRGIVTGQVLLTRLDIEDRKRFVHIRNTVLTLLHGGIVPVVNENDTVAVDEIRFGDNDTLGALTALVSEADCLVLLTDIDGLYTGDPKADANATRLAEIWEITGEIEALAGGAGSAVGTGGMRTKISAAKTAVQSGIDVVIASSEEPDVLLRIADGEPVGTLFHARPAPLAHRKSWLVHGPHASGVLQMDDGAVQALVAGTGSLLLPGIVRVEGDFHEGSPVALADVTGRVIGKGITNFSARDLDMLMDRRNRGERLENLTEVVHRNNLVVMEGAHAYGGV; via the coding sequence ATGGGCCAAGGTGCGAAGCGAAGGCGGATGGTGGTCAAGGTCGGATCGAGTTCGATCACCGATGGCCATGGACGGTTGTCGATTGAGAAGATGCAACGGTTGGTGAATCAGTTGATTTTGCTTCGGCAAAGTCGGGATTGTCAGGTGATTTTGGTGTCATCAGGCGCAATCGCGGCGGGCCTGGGGCGTCTCGGGTGGGATAGGGCGACGATTACGCTACCTGAGAAGCAAGCTGCTGCGGCCGTTGGACAGACGTTATTGATGGAGACCTATGACCAACTGTTTGGAGACCGGGGCATTGTGACGGGACAGGTACTGTTAACACGGCTCGATATTGAAGACAGAAAGCGGTTTGTTCACATCCGGAACACCGTGTTGACACTCCTGCACGGCGGAATTGTGCCGGTGGTCAACGAGAACGATACGGTGGCGGTGGATGAAATTCGGTTCGGGGACAACGATACGTTGGGCGCCTTGACGGCGCTCGTCTCGGAGGCCGATTGCCTGGTGCTGCTGACGGATATTGACGGGTTGTACACAGGTGACCCGAAGGCGGACGCGAACGCCACACGCCTTGCAGAAATATGGGAAATCACAGGAGAGATTGAAGCGTTGGCCGGTGGCGCAGGTAGTGCTGTGGGCACGGGTGGGATGCGTACCAAGATCTCTGCGGCCAAGACAGCCGTTCAATCGGGGATTGATGTGGTGATTGCATCGAGTGAAGAGCCGGATGTGCTTTTGCGAATTGCCGACGGGGAACCGGTTGGGACGCTGTTTCATGCGCGCCCGGCGCCGCTTGCCCATCGCAAGTCGTGGCTCGTGCACGGACCGCACGCGAGTGGCGTGTTGCAAATGGACGACGGCGCGGTTCAGGCGTTGGTCGCAGGCACCGGAAGCCTGTTGCTGCCAGGCATCGTACGAGTCGAGGGGGATTTTCACGAAGGGAGCCCAGTCGCCTTGGCGGATGTGACTGGACGCGTGATTGGTAAGGGCATTACAAACTTTTCCGCACGCGATCTCGACATGCTGATGGACAGGCGCAATCGCGGCGAACGATTGGAGAATCTGACGGAAGTCGTGCATCGCAACAACCTGGTCGTCATGGAGGGGGCGCATGCGTATGGCGGGGTGTGA
- a CDS encoding SGNH/GDSL hydrolase family protein — MFGYLPHVVKTAVAVVLATSGVTTAAVASQKAPASKGTLVALGDSITFGYNLADTAGNSVASKSAYPALMAKAEGFRVSDLGVPGWTSTDLLAALDTPSFSRAVRGASVLTLDIGSNDLLQWADKAGLLADATSQSAPTLSTNQQIQAAAVLAQFGVNFDKIVARIRSLTSAPIVAFNLYDPFPSSSPLSNIDELMEEVENEEISEIAGQYKNIAVADAHTAFAGKQTADVRIAEDDVHPTPSGQQALARVGEQAIAPLLAKRQKPGSASGVTGLLAGSVDKAGGRLTGHVNGSAVTLQVPANAVQADTEVALTSQQLSASSAAAALGATLPKGNFAVEMAVNLGAAQKFAKKYTLTIQNSAIEKGAKVYTLSGTKLTAVSGASVKKGQASVQASSATDFVVLNPPTSTKKG, encoded by the coding sequence GTGTTTGGGTATCTACCTCATGTCGTGAAAACTGCTGTGGCGGTTGTGCTCGCCACCTCCGGCGTGACGACCGCGGCCGTAGCGAGCCAGAAAGCGCCTGCTTCGAAGGGGACGCTGGTCGCACTCGGAGATTCCATCACGTTCGGTTATAACTTGGCTGATACAGCGGGCAACTCGGTGGCATCGAAATCGGCATACCCGGCGTTAATGGCGAAAGCCGAAGGATTCCGCGTATCCGATCTCGGCGTACCCGGTTGGACATCGACAGATTTGCTCGCGGCGCTCGATACTCCGAGTTTCAGCCGGGCGGTACGAGGCGCTTCCGTACTCACCCTCGACATCGGCAGCAACGATTTGTTGCAATGGGCCGATAAAGCTGGGCTGTTGGCGGATGCTACGAGTCAAAGCGCTCCGACGTTGAGTACGAATCAGCAAATTCAGGCTGCAGCTGTGTTAGCCCAATTTGGGGTGAACTTTGACAAGATTGTGGCACGCATCCGAAGTCTGACGTCGGCGCCGATTGTCGCGTTCAATTTATATGACCCTTTTCCTAGTTCTTCTCCTTTGTCTAACATCGATGAGTTGATGGAGGAAGTGGAGAACGAGGAAATCTCGGAGATTGCGGGACAGTACAAGAACATCGCTGTTGCGGATGCGCACACTGCCTTCGCTGGAAAGCAAACGGCCGATGTACGGATTGCCGAGGATGATGTGCACCCGACGCCCAGTGGTCAACAGGCGCTCGCGCGCGTAGGTGAACAGGCGATAGCGCCACTTTTGGCCAAGCGGCAAAAGCCTGGGAGCGCAAGTGGTGTGACTGGTTTGTTGGCCGGTAGTGTCGATAAAGCGGGCGGTCGTCTTACGGGACATGTCAATGGAAGCGCCGTGACGCTGCAGGTGCCTGCGAATGCAGTTCAGGCGGACACCGAAGTGGCGCTGACAAGTCAGCAACTTTCCGCGAGTTCTGCGGCCGCCGCCTTGGGGGCTACGTTACCGAAGGGGAATTTTGCTGTCGAGATGGCAGTGAACCTGGGAGCGGCCCAAAAGTTTGCGAAGAAGTATACGTTGACCATCCAAAACAGCGCCATCGAGAAGGGCGCAAAAGTTTACACGTTGTCCGGCACGAAACTCACGGCGGTTAGCGGTGCGTCGGTGAAAAAAGGGCAAGCGAGTGTTCAGGCATCGAGCGCGACGGATTTCGTCGTCTTGAACCCACCGACGTCGACGAAAAAGGGGTAA
- a CDS encoding ABC transporter permease, whose amino-acid sequence MAYVVKRLLTMIPVLLFLSMMVFSLIHLIPGDPAQIILGQDATPSAVAALRAQMGLNQPLFMQYVQWMGKLFHGNLGTSLIDHEAVMKLIGQRLPVTVELAIGTLIVALLIAFPLGILAAVYRGKWADFVALFTSTIGLAVPPFWIGIIFLLLFTVKVHLFQSSGYVPIWQNPGQNLSTMILPMVATGIREAAVLLRMLRSSLMEVVDQDFVRTARAKGLRGFVVIVGHALPNALIPVVTTAGIQIAGLLGGLVITEQIFSLPGFGQLLVQSVFSRDYTTVQGAAMVAALIVVVVNLIVDLVYGFVDPRIRLTGGRS is encoded by the coding sequence ATGGCATACGTCGTGAAACGCCTTTTGACGATGATTCCCGTTCTCTTATTTCTCAGTATGATGGTGTTTAGTCTTATTCACTTAATCCCTGGAGATCCGGCACAAATCATCCTGGGACAGGACGCGACACCGTCAGCGGTCGCGGCGTTGCGCGCGCAAATGGGCCTGAATCAGCCGCTGTTCATGCAATATGTACAGTGGATGGGGAAACTGTTTCACGGGAATCTCGGGACGTCCTTGATTGACCACGAAGCGGTGATGAAGCTGATTGGCCAGCGGCTGCCAGTGACGGTGGAGTTGGCGATTGGCACATTGATTGTGGCACTGCTTATCGCCTTTCCACTCGGTATCTTGGCTGCGGTGTATCGCGGGAAATGGGCTGATTTTGTGGCGCTGTTCACGTCGACCATTGGCCTCGCTGTTCCGCCATTTTGGATTGGCATCATCTTCTTGTTGCTGTTTACCGTCAAGGTGCACCTGTTCCAGTCATCCGGGTACGTGCCCATTTGGCAAAATCCGGGGCAGAATTTATCGACGATGATTTTGCCGATGGTCGCGACCGGTATCCGCGAAGCCGCCGTATTGTTGCGGATGTTGCGCTCGAGCCTGATGGAAGTGGTAGACCAGGACTTTGTCCGCACTGCACGCGCGAAGGGCCTGCGCGGGTTTGTTGTGATTGTCGGTCACGCATTGCCAAATGCCCTGATTCCAGTTGTCACGACGGCTGGAATACAGATTGCCGGCCTGCTTGGCGGTCTCGTCATCACGGAGCAGATTTTCTCCCTACCTGGATTTGGCCAACTGCTCGTACAAAGTGTCTTTAGTCGCGATTACACGACAGTTCAAGGAGCGGCGATGGTGGCTGCGTTGATTGTCGTCGTCGTCAACTTAATTGTCGATCTCGTCTATGGCTTCGTCGATCCACGCATTCGTTTGACTGGAGGGAGGTCCTAG
- a CDS encoding ABC transporter permease, which produces MAVPKDVVKEVATTPAVTTRKRRGRRLFRNKQLWIGGIIVGVVVFVAIFAPLLSPVGPNVNDYTNILKGPSAHHWFGTDQLGRDQLARTMIGARTSMEVAVGALVVGLVVGIPIGLITGFYRGFLDDWIIMRIIDAIQAFPFLILALVLAAMLGPGARNAMIAIGIGYVPIFVRTVRGQVMAEFEKEYVVAARSLGSTDWRIMWKHILPNSMTPLLVQATMAMASGIVAEASLSYLGLGVQPPTASWGTMLQNAQGYLGQAPWLAVVPGLAIVVSVLGFNVLGDGIQRWLDPRQGR; this is translated from the coding sequence ATGGCGGTGCCAAAGGATGTCGTCAAAGAGGTTGCGACCACACCTGCGGTCACGACACGCAAACGGCGCGGGCGCAGGTTATTTCGCAACAAACAGTTGTGGATTGGTGGTATCATAGTTGGCGTTGTGGTATTTGTCGCCATTTTCGCGCCGCTCCTGTCTCCAGTCGGACCCAACGTCAACGACTATACGAATATTCTCAAAGGGCCATCCGCGCATCACTGGTTTGGTACAGACCAGTTGGGCAGAGATCAGCTGGCGCGCACGATGATTGGGGCGCGTACGTCGATGGAAGTCGCGGTCGGCGCACTGGTCGTCGGGCTCGTGGTGGGCATTCCAATTGGACTTATCACAGGATTTTACCGTGGGTTTCTCGATGACTGGATTATTATGCGGATCATTGATGCGATACAAGCATTTCCATTTCTCATTTTGGCCCTAGTCTTAGCCGCGATGCTCGGACCTGGCGCGCGCAACGCGATGATTGCCATCGGTATCGGCTATGTGCCCATTTTCGTGCGCACCGTTCGCGGACAGGTGATGGCTGAGTTTGAGAAGGAGTACGTGGTTGCGGCGAGATCGTTGGGGTCGACAGATTGGCGAATTATGTGGAAACACATTCTACCAAACTCGATGACGCCGTTGCTCGTGCAGGCGACCATGGCGATGGCGTCGGGGATTGTGGCTGAGGCCAGCCTGAGCTATTTGGGACTTGGGGTTCAGCCACCGACGGCGAGTTGGGGTACGATGTTGCAAAATGCCCAGGGGTATCTTGGACAGGCGCCATGGTTGGCCGTCGTACCAGGCTTAGCGATTGTCGTGTCGGTACTTGGGTTCAACGTCTTGGGTGACGGTATCCAGCGATGGCTAGATCCGCGGCAGGGGAGGTAG